The proteins below come from a single Rhizobium rhizoryzae genomic window:
- a CDS encoding LacI family DNA-binding transcriptional regulator, translating to MSQIRKPPTMADIARVTGVSPMTVSRAFKTDSLISKETRDAILKAAEDLGYVFDATASNLRSQKTDFVAVTIPSINNANFADTVGGLSETLAARNMQILLGYTNYDMQEEERLIEQLLRRKPEAIVVTGGKHTARARKLLENAPIPVIETWDVPAEPIGHFVGFSNAGVVRGMVDHLVRSGYSRIAFIGGDVGRDTRGSDRRQGFLEAMRQHGLDTSRLIAAGPPPISMREGANAMARLLEQFPDTEAVICVSDLSAFGALTECQRRGLRVPEDISIGGFGAYEIGSICVPTLTTIDAHARDIGRKTGSLLLDILDGRQDVGDVLIEPQLIVRESTR from the coding sequence ATGAGCCAGATCCGTAAACCGCCCACCATGGCGGACATCGCGCGCGTCACCGGCGTTTCGCCGATGACGGTTTCGCGTGCGTTCAAGACGGACAGCCTCATCAGCAAGGAAACGCGGGACGCCATCCTGAAAGCCGCAGAAGATCTGGGCTATGTGTTCGATGCCACGGCGTCGAACCTGCGCTCACAGAAAACCGACTTTGTGGCCGTCACGATCCCTTCGATCAACAATGCCAACTTTGCCGATACGGTGGGCGGACTTTCCGAAACGCTTGCTGCCCGCAACATGCAGATCCTGCTCGGTTATACCAATTACGACATGCAGGAAGAAGAGCGGCTGATCGAGCAACTGCTGCGTCGTAAACCGGAAGCCATTGTGGTGACGGGCGGAAAACACACCGCGCGCGCCCGCAAACTGCTGGAAAACGCGCCCATTCCCGTAATCGAAACATGGGATGTTCCCGCTGAGCCTATCGGTCACTTCGTGGGCTTTTCAAACGCCGGTGTGGTGCGCGGCATGGTGGATCATCTCGTTCGCTCAGGCTATAGCCGTATCGCTTTCATCGGCGGCGATGTGGGGCGCGATACGCGCGGCAGCGACAGACGCCAGGGCTTTCTGGAAGCCATGCGCCAACACGGGCTCGATACGTCCCGGCTGATTGCAGCCGGCCCACCGCCCATTTCCATGCGGGAAGGCGCCAATGCCATGGCGCGGCTTCTGGAACAGTTTCCCGACACTGAAGCCGTGATCTGCGTGTCGGATCTCTCCGCCTTCGGTGCCTTGACCGAATGTCAGCGGCGCGGCCTGCGCGTGCCGGAGGACATCTCGATCGGCGGCTTCGGCGCCTATGAAATCGGCAGCATTTGCGTGCCGACACTCACCACGATCGATGCGCACGCGCGCGATATCGGGCGCAAGACCGGCTCCCTGCTTCTGGATATTCTCGACGGCAGGCAGGATGTGGGCGATGTGCTCATCGAGCCTCAACTGATCGTTCGCGAGAGCACCCGCTGA
- a CDS encoding NAD(P)-dependent oxidoreductase: MSNRVALIGAGAMGGAIGQRLAETGQHLTVFDPDPAKIAALEAFGAKRAASAAQAASVSDFVILSLNAPKIVRLAVFGDKGVAAGAAPGTLIIDMSSIDPDATKELAAEAAEKGLRWVDSPLSGGAPKALIGQLTLMAGGSEQDVSDAHKVLCHVSSNYTHMGPVGAGQTTKLINQVLCGLNFLAVAEATQLALDAGVNAAKIPQALKGGRADSAILQEYMPRFVTKDYRRTGRIDNMVKDLNGAQDLARRTNTAMPLTAVCAEVHRMLTAAGLGGEDQAALMEFFTGAKREISP, from the coding sequence ATGAGCAACCGGGTCGCCCTGATCGGCGCAGGCGCAATGGGTGGGGCGATCGGTCAGCGCCTTGCCGAGACGGGTCAGCATTTGACGGTGTTCGACCCGGACCCGGCCAAGATCGCAGCACTTGAGGCCTTTGGCGCCAAGCGTGCTGCCAGTGCGGCGCAAGCCGCGTCCGTTTCGGATTTCGTCATCCTCAGCCTCAATGCGCCAAAGATTGTTCGGCTGGCGGTATTTGGCGACAAGGGTGTCGCGGCAGGCGCGGCTCCCGGCACCCTTATCATCGACATGTCGTCCATCGACCCGGACGCGACAAAGGAACTCGCGGCAGAGGCGGCTGAAAAGGGCTTGCGCTGGGTGGATAGCCCGCTTTCCGGCGGCGCACCGAAAGCCCTCATTGGTCAGTTGACGCTGATGGCGGGCGGCAGCGAGCAGGATGTGAGCGATGCCCACAAGGTTCTCTGCCATGTTTCCTCCAACTACACCCATATGGGGCCGGTTGGGGCAGGGCAGACAACAAAGCTCATCAATCAGGTGCTGTGCGGCTTGAACTTTCTGGCTGTGGCCGAGGCCACGCAGCTGGCGCTGGATGCCGGGGTCAATGCTGCCAAGATTCCGCAGGCGCTCAAGGGCGGACGTGCTGACAGCGCCATCCTGCAGGAATATATGCCGCGCTTCGTGACCAAGGATTATCGGCGCACCGGTCGCATCGACAATATGGTGAAAGATCTGAACGGCGCGCAGGATCTCGCTCGCCGCACCAACACCGCCATGCCGCTGACCGCCGTGTGTGCGGAGGTGCACCGCATGCTGACGGCTGCCGGACTTGGCGGCGAGGATCAGGCAGCGCTGATGGAATTTTTCACGGGAGCGAAGAGGGAGATTTCGCCATGA
- a CDS encoding gluconokinase has product MADIQKFVIMGVSGSGKSSVGAALSEKTGAPYVDGDDLHPKSNIEKMSAGIPLTDEDRWPWLAAVGERLGSHEGKIFIGCSALKHSYRDLIREKAGEPVLFIHLTGAKEVIAERMKHRPGHFMPTSLLDNQFATLEPPGEGELSVGADIGQPLDEVVRDILNKIGRN; this is encoded by the coding sequence ATGGCGGATATCCAGAAGTTCGTCATCATGGGTGTGTCCGGCTCCGGCAAGTCATCGGTCGGTGCAGCTCTTTCGGAAAAGACCGGCGCGCCTTATGTGGATGGCGATGACCTTCACCCCAAAAGCAATATCGAGAAGATGAGTGCGGGGATTCCGCTGACCGATGAAGATCGTTGGCCCTGGCTTGCCGCTGTGGGCGAACGGCTGGGCAGTCATGAGGGGAAGATCTTCATCGGCTGCTCTGCCCTCAAGCACTCCTATCGCGATCTGATCCGCGAGAAGGCGGGAGAGCCTGTGCTCTTCATTCATTTGACTGGCGCGAAAGAGGTGATTGCCGAGCGGATGAAGCATCGTCCCGGACATTTCATGCCGACTTCCCTGCTGGATAATCAGTTCGCGACGCTGGAACCGCCGGGAGAAGGCGAACTGTCTGTCGGTGCCGATATCGGGCAACCTCTGGATGAGGTGGTCCGGGACATTCTGAACAAGATCGGAAGGAACTGA
- a CDS encoding SDR family oxidoreductase: MSLALFDLKGRRALVTGSSQGIGFALAKGMADAGADLVLNGRDPAKLAEAAKQFSKPVQVLNFDVTDHGAAREAIDRFEAEHGAIDVLVNNAGMQHRGPLEDFPEDAFERLLKTNISSVFHVGQAVARHMIKRGRGKIINIASVQTALARPSIAPYTATKGAVGNLTKGMATDWAKYGLQCNAIAPGYFDTPLNAALVSDPAFTSWLEKRTPAGRWGKVEELVGACIFLASDASTFVNGHILYVDGGITVSL; the protein is encoded by the coding sequence ATGTCGCTTGCACTTTTTGATCTGAAGGGCCGTCGGGCGCTTGTCACGGGTTCTTCGCAGGGAATCGGCTTTGCCCTGGCAAAGGGAATGGCGGATGCGGGAGCCGATCTCGTGTTGAATGGCCGCGATCCCGCAAAGCTTGCCGAAGCCGCAAAACAGTTTTCAAAGCCGGTCCAGGTTCTGAACTTTGACGTTACGGACCACGGCGCAGCGCGCGAGGCAATCGATCGTTTCGAGGCTGAACATGGTGCCATCGATGTGCTCGTCAACAATGCGGGCATGCAACATCGCGGTCCCCTGGAAGACTTCCCGGAAGACGCGTTCGAGCGGCTGCTGAAAACAAATATTTCCAGCGTTTTCCATGTTGGCCAGGCCGTTGCCCGCCACATGATCAAGCGCGGCCGTGGCAAGATCATCAACATTGCCAGTGTGCAGACGGCGCTGGCCCGCCCCTCCATCGCGCCTTACACTGCCACCAAGGGTGCCGTGGGCAACTTGACCAAGGGCATGGCGACGGACTGGGCGAAGTATGGTCTCCAGTGCAATGCCATTGCACCCGGCTATTTCGATACCCCGCTGAACGCAGCGCTGGTCAGCGATCCGGCCTTCACGTCCTGGCTGGAAAAACGCACGCCTGCCGGACGCTGGGGCAAGGTAGAAGAACTGGTCGGCGCCTGCATCTTCCTGGCATCCGACGCCTCCACCTTCGTCAACGGCCACATCCTCTATGTGGATGGCGGCATCACGGTGTCGCTCTGA
- a CDS encoding 2-hydroxyacid dehydrogenase: MAKPHILQVGPYPQWDEEPLNEAFQVHRYFEAEDKQAFLSQVGPQVRGIATRGELGANRTMIEACPNLEVISVYGVGYDAVDLGACRERGIRVTNTPDVLTNDVADLGIAMMLVQSRGIIGAETWVKDGSWAAKGLYPLKRRVWGRKAGVLGLGRIGFEVAKRLRGFDMGIAYSDVSAKPYAEGMEFVSDPVELARRSDFLFVTLAASAETRHIVGRAVIEALGPEGMLINISRASNIDEEALLEALESRQLGSAALDVFEGEPKLNPRFLALDNVLLQPHHASGTVETRKAMGQLVRDNLMAHFDGRALLTPVI, translated from the coding sequence ATGGCGAAACCGCACATCCTGCAGGTTGGACCCTATCCGCAATGGGACGAGGAGCCTTTGAATGAGGCTTTTCAGGTTCACCGCTATTTTGAGGCCGAGGATAAGCAGGCATTTCTGTCACAGGTCGGTCCGCAGGTTCGCGGCATTGCGACTCGTGGAGAACTGGGCGCCAACAGGACCATGATCGAGGCCTGCCCCAACCTCGAAGTCATCTCCGTCTATGGCGTGGGCTATGATGCTGTGGATCTGGGGGCCTGCCGTGAGCGCGGTATCCGCGTTACCAACACGCCGGATGTGCTGACCAATGACGTGGCTGATCTGGGCATTGCCATGATGCTGGTACAATCGCGCGGCATCATCGGCGCGGAAACCTGGGTGAAGGATGGAAGTTGGGCCGCCAAGGGCCTCTATCCGCTCAAGCGCCGTGTCTGGGGCCGCAAGGCGGGTGTTCTGGGCCTTGGCCGTATCGGTTTTGAGGTGGCCAAGCGTCTCAGGGGCTTCGATATGGGTATTGCCTATAGCGATGTATCTGCCAAGCCATACGCAGAAGGCATGGAGTTTGTGAGCGATCCGGTTGAACTGGCGCGGCGATCCGATTTCCTGTTCGTCACTTTGGCGGCATCTGCCGAGACACGGCACATTGTGGGCCGCGCTGTTATTGAGGCTCTTGGACCGGAAGGCATGCTGATCAATATTTCGCGCGCCTCGAATATTGATGAAGAGGCGCTTCTGGAGGCATTGGAAAGCAGGCAACTCGGCTCGGCGGCGCTGGATGTTTTCGAGGGCGAGCCGAAGCTGAACCCGCGGTTCCTGGCACTCGATAATGTTCTGTTGCAGCCGCACCACGCATCTGGAACGGTGGAAACCCGCAAGGCCATGGGCCAGCTGGTTCGCGATAACCTGATGGCGCATTTTGATGGACGCGCCCTACTGACGCCGGTGATTTGA
- a CDS encoding L-idonate 5-dehydrogenase, which produces MRAIVAHAAKDLRIEEHPAASPGRGEVKLRLATGGVCGSDLHYYNHGGFGTVRLKEPMILGHEVSAYVEELGEGVSGLEIGQLVAVSPSRPCRTCRYCQQGLHNQCLNMRFYGSAMPFPHIQGAFRESLVADAIQCVPADGLSAGEAAMAEPLAVTLHATRRAGEMLGKRVLVTGCGPIGLLSILAARRAGAAEIVATDLSDFTLQMAKAAGADRTINTKDEPEALTAYSADKGTFDVLYECSGAAVALAGGIAALRPRGVIVQLGLGGDMSLPMMAITAKELELRGSFRFHKEFAVGVGLMQKGLIDVKPLITHTVALDDAISAFEIASDRSKAMKAQIRFS; this is translated from the coding sequence ATGAGAGCAATTGTTGCACACGCGGCGAAGGATCTGCGCATTGAAGAACACCCGGCTGCATCGCCCGGTCGAGGTGAGGTCAAACTGCGGCTGGCGACCGGCGGCGTCTGCGGCAGCGACCTTCACTATTATAATCACGGTGGGTTCGGCACGGTTCGCCTGAAGGAGCCGATGATCCTCGGCCATGAAGTTTCCGCCTATGTCGAGGAACTGGGGGAAGGCGTGAGCGGTCTGGAGATCGGCCAATTGGTGGCGGTTTCGCCGTCCAGGCCATGCCGCACCTGCCGCTATTGCCAGCAGGGCCTGCATAACCAATGCCTGAATATGCGGTTCTACGGCAGCGCCATGCCTTTCCCGCATATTCAGGGGGCTTTCCGTGAAAGTCTGGTGGCGGATGCCATTCAGTGCGTGCCAGCAGACGGGCTTTCTGCGGGCGAGGCGGCGATGGCCGAGCCTCTGGCGGTCACGCTGCATGCAACGCGGCGGGCGGGCGAAATGCTGGGCAAGCGGGTGCTTGTCACGGGCTGTGGCCCGATTGGCCTGCTCTCCATTCTTGCGGCCAGACGTGCAGGTGCCGCGGAAATCGTGGCGACGGATCTTTCCGATTTCACGCTTCAAATGGCAAAGGCCGCCGGTGCCGACCGGACCATCAACACAAAGGATGAGCCGGAGGCGCTCACCGCCTATTCCGCCGACAAGGGCACGTTCGATGTGCTCTACGAATGCTCGGGAGCGGCCGTTGCGCTTGCAGGCGGCATTGCAGCCCTTCGCCCGCGTGGCGTCATTGTTCAGCTGGGTCTTGGCGGCGACATGAGCCTGCCGATGATGGCGATTACCGCAAAGGAACTGGAGCTGCGCGGCTCCTTCCGCTTCCATAAGGAGTTTGCTGTGGGTGTCGGGCTGATGCAGAAGGGCCTTATCGACGTGAAGCCGCTGATCACCCATACGGTCGCGCTTGACGATGCGATCTCGGCATTTGAGATAGCCTCGGATAGAAGCAAAGCCATGAAGGCACAGATCCGATTCTCTTGA
- a CDS encoding SMP-30/gluconolactonase/LRE family protein has translation MSFFEVVEPVFSRFVLGNAPVKEIATGFDWVEGPVWFGDLNCLLFSDIPNNRMMRWIPGVGTSVFRAPSSYSNGNTRDREGRLITCEHLTRRVTRTERDGSITVLADSYQGKRLNSPNDVIVASDGAVWFTDPHYGIAMDYEGEKSEQELACHVYRIDPNGEIKAVLTDFNCPNGLAFSPDEKRLYVADTGRMHSGDAQHIRAFDVGENWSLSGGEVLHSIKPGCADGFRLDTDGNIWSSAADGVHCLSPEGRLLGKIKIPQVVSNVCFGGRHRHVLFITASTSVYSVALNRRGVL, from the coding sequence ATGTCGTTTTTCGAGGTCGTCGAACCGGTTTTTTCGCGCTTCGTGCTGGGGAATGCCCCGGTAAAGGAGATCGCGACCGGCTTTGACTGGGTGGAGGGACCGGTGTGGTTCGGAGACCTGAACTGCCTGCTGTTTTCCGATATTCCGAACAACCGGATGATGCGCTGGATACCGGGCGTCGGCACCTCGGTATTCCGCGCTCCTTCCAGCTATTCGAACGGCAATACACGCGACCGGGAGGGGCGCCTGATCACCTGCGAGCACCTGACGCGACGGGTGACCCGAACCGAGCGTGACGGATCGATCACCGTATTGGCGGACAGCTATCAGGGCAAGCGGCTGAACTCTCCCAATGATGTTATCGTCGCGTCCGATGGTGCTGTCTGGTTCACCGATCCGCATTACGGTATTGCCATGGACTATGAGGGCGAAAAGTCGGAGCAGGAACTGGCCTGCCATGTCTATCGCATCGATCCGAACGGTGAAATCAAGGCGGTTCTGACCGACTTCAACTGCCCGAACGGGCTCGCCTTCAGTCCGGATGAGAAGCGGCTCTATGTGGCAGATACCGGCCGCATGCATTCCGGGGACGCGCAACACATTCGCGCCTTCGATGTGGGAGAGAACTGGTCACTTTCTGGCGGTGAGGTGCTGCACAGCATCAAGCCCGGTTGTGCCGACGGTTTTCGGCTGGATACGGACGGCAATATCTGGTCTTCGGCGGCAGATGGGGTCCACTGCCTTTCGCCAGAAGGTCGCTTGCTCGGAAAGATCAAAATTCCGCAGGTCGTATCGAATGTCTGCTTTGGTGGCAGGCACAGGCACGTGCTGTTCATCACAGCCTCCACCAGCGTCTATTCTGTTGCGCTGAACAGGCGCGGGGTGCTGTGA
- a CDS encoding glycoside hydrolase family 5 protein — MQVREAIAGLLALTVAAPETLAAGTCLRGINLAGAEFGAVGGLHGQAYAYPSQQTISYFAEKGFTSVRLPFLWERLQPKLDAPFDQAELERLIETVSSMRALGLKVVLDPHNYARYRGQLIGSKAVPVSSFVDLWVRLSALFKSDPSVIFALMNEPHGISAKDWVDAANAATSAIRKNAAQNLILVPGTAWTGAHSWFGDWYGGANAEALGRFQDPGNRYAIEIHQYSDKDFSGTNRDCSRGPEAVAAVAKLSQWLRDNGRRGFLGEYGVPADPACIASAKEMVSTVEKNADVWLGWAYWAAGDWWPEDEMLNIQPRGGKDRPQFAALAEALNGPIDTKACASLFK; from the coding sequence ATGCAGGTTCGGGAGGCGATCGCTGGCTTACTGGCCTTAACTGTGGCGGCACCCGAGACCTTGGCGGCTGGTACTTGCCTGCGCGGCATCAATCTGGCCGGTGCCGAGTTTGGCGCGGTCGGTGGTCTGCATGGTCAGGCCTATGCCTATCCGAGCCAGCAGACGATCAGCTATTTTGCAGAGAAGGGCTTTACGTCTGTTCGCTTGCCCTTCCTTTGGGAGCGGCTTCAGCCGAAACTCGATGCTCCGTTCGATCAGGCTGAACTGGAGCGCCTGATCGAAACGGTATCCTCCATGCGGGCGCTCGGTCTGAAGGTCGTACTCGATCCGCATAACTACGCGCGCTATCGTGGGCAACTCATCGGTTCCAAGGCTGTGCCTGTCTCCAGTTTCGTGGATTTATGGGTGCGGCTGTCTGCTCTATTCAAGTCGGATCCCTCGGTGATCTTCGCGTTGATGAACGAACCGCACGGGATTTCCGCGAAGGACTGGGTGGATGCCGCCAATGCCGCCACGTCTGCCATCCGCAAGAATGCCGCGCAGAACCTCATTCTCGTCCCGGGCACGGCATGGACGGGTGCCCATAGCTGGTTTGGCGATTGGTATGGCGGCGCGAACGCCGAGGCTCTTGGCCGCTTCCAGGATCCTGGCAATCGCTACGCCATCGAAATTCACCAGTATTCAGACAAGGATTTTTCCGGCACCAACCGGGATTGTTCCCGAGGGCCGGAGGCTGTCGCTGCTGTGGCGAAGCTTTCCCAATGGCTGAGGGACAACGGCAGAAGAGGGTTTCTGGGTGAGTACGGGGTCCCCGCCGATCCGGCCTGCATTGCTTCTGCGAAGGAAATGGTCTCGACGGTCGAGAAAAATGCGGATGTCTGGCTCGGCTGGGCCTATTGGGCCGCCGGGGACTGGTGGCCCGAAGATGAGATGCTGAACATCCAGCCACGCGGCGGCAAGGACCGGCCGCAATTTGCGGCACTGGCAGAGGCTTTGAATGGTCCGATCGACACGAAGGCCTGCGCCAGCCTCTTCAAATAG
- the bcsN gene encoding cellulose biosynthesis protein BcsN — protein sequence MKSSPFVLVALGLLSACSTTSDAWLDHQATSSTVGAAPALNREVPLHMAWAQLPTLGQSPSSIRLLSAEESEIQQIVYLGKTNLAGENMLTIERSANANLRLSRAPSAAALQAEIAQALPDIRMTVDPIIRTNAFGPYGTASGTSQQGEHCVYTWQQINHWPGLAKDTSAKVRLRYCDRNMDMAQLANLLSGFSIGLASTGQMDGLPVASGQSNSILHERPGSPVNPVRRTHAASGVHTSERATKATPSPAAAVVPLPAS from the coding sequence ATGAAGTCTTCTCCTTTCGTCCTCGTCGCGCTCGGATTGCTGAGCGCATGCAGCACCACGTCCGATGCCTGGCTCGATCATCAGGCAACATCCAGCACGGTCGGCGCAGCACCTGCCCTCAACCGCGAGGTTCCGCTTCACATGGCTTGGGCGCAGCTGCCCACACTGGGACAGAGCCCGAGCAGCATTCGCCTCCTCTCGGCGGAAGAGAGCGAGATTCAGCAGATCGTCTATCTAGGCAAAACCAATTTGGCGGGCGAAAACATGCTGACCATAGAACGCAGCGCAAACGCCAATCTGCGTCTTTCACGCGCACCATCCGCCGCAGCGCTTCAGGCAGAGATAGCTCAAGCGCTTCCGGATATCCGCATGACCGTTGATCCGATTATTCGCACCAATGCTTTTGGGCCGTATGGCACAGCCTCAGGCACATCGCAGCAGGGTGAGCACTGTGTCTATACCTGGCAGCAGATCAACCACTGGCCAGGTTTGGCGAAGGACACAAGCGCCAAGGTCCGTCTTCGTTATTGCGATCGGAACATGGATATGGCGCAACTTGCCAATCTACTCAGCGGATTTTCGATTGGTCTCGCGTCGACGGGGCAGATGGATGGGTTGCCAGTCGCATCCGGTCAATCGAATTCCATTCTGCATGAACGACCGGGGTCGCCGGTCAATCCGGTTCGACGGACCCATGCTGCCTCAGGCGTCCACACAAGCGAACGGGCAACCAAGGCGACGCCATCACCAGCGGCGGCAGTGGTGCCACTGCCCGCATCCTGA